The Salvelinus alpinus chromosome 28, SLU_Salpinus.1, whole genome shotgun sequence genome includes a window with the following:
- the LOC139557238 gene encoding methylenetetrahydrofolate reductase (NADPH)-like, which produces MVNQVQRVEDTWRTCSKSDSSGASNSGCESSKESSRSSTPVLDTDRTDRLRDKMRRRTESGDHWFSLEFFPPRTASGAVNLISRFDRMGSGGPLFIDVTWHPAGDPGSDKETSSMMIASTAVNYCGLESILHLTCCNQTKEKITGYLSKAKHLGLKNIMALRGDPMGADWEEEEAGFNYATDLVKHIRCEFDDYFDICVAGYPTGHPEAESYDEDLRHLKEKVDAGADFIITQLFFRADTFLKFVRDCRAIGITCPILPGIFPIQGYQSLRQLVKLSKLEVPEEIMRVIEPIKDNDAAIRNYGIEQAVGMCRVLLESGEVPGLHFYTLNREVATMEVLRQLGLWIEDPRRTLPWAVSAHPKRKVEDVRPIFWASRPKSYIYRTQDWDDFPNGRWGNSSSPAFGELNDYYLFYLKSKSSKDALLKMWGEELTSEQSVYEVFTSYITAQPNVAGHKVMCLPWNDDPLAPETNLLKDELDKVNRRGVLTINSQPSINGKPSSDPIVGWGPPGGYVFQKAYLEFFTSSENVTALLKVLKKYEPRVNYHIVNVHGQNTTNAHDMQPNAVTWGIFPGREIVQPTVVDPVSFLYWKDEAFALWIEQWAKLYEDESPSRMIIKYIHDNYFLVNLVDNDFPLDNCLWQVIDDMFELLDNPPEEQPAEQPAEQPNDEQSDKEQPGK; this is translated from the exons ATGGTGAATCAAGTGCAGAGAGTCGAAGACACATGGCGAACATGCAGCAAAAGCGACTCAAGTGGCGCGAGCAACAGCGGTTGCGAGAGTTCCAAGGAAAGCTCTCGCTCCTCGACGCCCGTGTTGGACACCGACCGCACGGACAGGCTACGGGACAAGATGCGCCGCCGGACGGAGTCGGGCGACCACTGGTTTTCCCTGGAGTTCTTCCCCCCTCGTACTGCAAGTGGAGCTGTCAACCTCATCTCTAG ATTTGATCGCATGGGCTCAGGGGGGCCCCTGTTCATAGATGTTACCTGGCATCCGGCGGGGGACCCGGGTTCGGACAAGGAGACCTCCTCCATGATGATCGCCAGCACAGCGGTCAACTACTGTGGCCTGGAGAGCATCCTGCACCTGACCTGCTGCAACCAGACCAAAGAGAAGATCACTGGGTACCTGAGCAAAGCCAAACACCTTGGCCTGAAGAACATCATGGCTCTAAGAGGAG ATCCCATGGGGGCTGACTGGGAAGAGGAAGAAGCGGGCTTCAACTACGCCACAGACCTAGTCAAACACATACGCTGCGAGTTTGACGACTACTTTGACATCTGTGTTGCAG GCTACCCCACTGGCCACCCGGAGGCGGAGAGCTACGACGAGGACCTGAGACATCTGAAGGAGAAAGTGGACGCTGGCGCCGACTTCATCATCACCCAGCTCTTTTTCCGGGCTGACACCTTCCTCAAGTTTGTCAGAGACTGCAGggccataggaatcacctgccccATCCTACCAGGCATCTTCCCTATCCAG GGCTACCAGTCTCTGAGGCAGCTGGTCAAGCTGTCCAAGCTGGAGGTGCCTGAGGAGATCATGCGTGTCATCGAGCCCATCAAGGACAACGATGCGGCCATCCGCAACTACGGCATTGAGCAGGCTGTGGGCATGTGCCGCGTGCTGCTGGAGAGCGGCGAGGTGCCGGGCCTCCACTTCTACACGCTGAACCGCGAGGTAGCCACCATGGAGGTACTGCGGCAGCTGGGTCTGTGGATCGAGGACCCCAG GCGGACACTCCCCTGGGCGGTGAGCGCTCATCCCAAACGCAAAGTGGAGGACGTGCGGCCCATTTTCTGGGCCTCCAGACCCAAGAGCTATATCTACAGAACACAGGACTGGGATGACTTCCCCAATGGACGATG GGGAAACTCATCCTCTCCGGCCTTTGGTGAACTCAACGATTACTACCTGTTCTACCTTAAGAGTAAGTCGTCCAAGGACGCCCTGCTGAAGATGTGGGGCGAGGAGCTGACCAGCGAGCAGAGCGTCTACGAGGTCTTCACCAGTTACATCACGGCCCAGCCCAATGTTGCTGGACACAAG GTGATGTGTCTGCCGTGGAATGACGACCCGCTGGCCCCGGAGACCAACCTGCTGAAGGACGAGCTGGACAAGGTGAACCGCAGGGGAGTCCTCACCATCAACTCCCAGCCCAGCATCAACGGCAAGCCCTCCTCAGACCCCATCGTGGGCTGGGGCCCCCCTGGTGGCTACGTCTTCCAGAAG GCTTATCTGGAATTTTTCACCTCAAGCGAAAATGTCACCGCTCTCCTCAAAGTGCTAAAGAAGTACGAGCCTCGCGTCAACTACCACATCGTCAATGTTCAC GGTCAGAATACTACGAACGCCCATGACATGCAACCCAACGCTGTGACATGGGGTATCTTCCCCGGCAGGGAGATTGTCCAGCCCACCGTGGTGGATCCAGTCAGCTTCTTGTACTGGAAG GACGAGGCCTTTGCCCTGTGGATCGAGCAGTGGGCCAAGCTGTACGAAGACGAGTCCCCATCACGTATGATCATCAAGTATATCCACGACAACTACTTCCTTGTCAACCTGGTGGACAACGACTTCCCTTTGGACAACTGCTTGTGGCAGGTCATTGACGACATGTTTGAGCTGCTTGACAACCCCCCGGAGGAGCAACCCGCGGAGCAACCTGCAGAGCAACCCAATGATGAGCAATCCGACAAGGAACAACCCGGAAAGTAA